In the genome of Candidatus Delongbacteria bacterium, the window TGGCTCCAACTTTTACAAAAATTTATGAAGAAAGCTATTTACCATTCTCAGAAAAAAAAATTACGATGCCAGTTGCAATGGATGGTGCTTCAATGGAAATGAAGAAGTTCATGTTAAAACAGACTGGACAAAGAGAATTGGAACTCTTTTTAAGTTTAAATAAAGGAGCAAAACCTAAGACAGCCCTTGACATCCCTTTTCATGTTGTTGTTCCAGCATTTATAATTTCCGAGCTTAGAATTGCTTTTCAGATAGGTTTTATTTTGTATTTACCTTTCATAATTATAGATATGGTGATAGCGTCCATCCTTATGAGTATGGGTATGATGATGCTTCCTCCAATGATGATCTCTCTTCCGTTTAAGATACTGCTTTTTGTTTTAGTAGATGGATGGTATTTATTGGTCGATTCAATAATTAAAGGATATAAATAATGGATCAGGAATTTGCATTATACATTCTGTCAAGAAGTGTTAACACAGCAGTTTTGTTATCCGCTCCAATTCTTTTAGTAGGTCTTGTAGTTGGTTTAATTATTGGTATTTTTCAATCTGCAACACAGATACAAGAGATGACACTTACTTTCATTCCGAAAATGTTAGCTGTACTCGGAGCTTTAATTATCGGACTTCCATGGATGATGAACCTGATATTAGCTTTTACTCAGGAAATGTTTAATCTAATTACTATCGTTTCAAGCTAAATGGATTTTATTAATGTAGATAATATTGAATTCGTTTTTCTAACATTCATCAGAACCTTTACCATAATAGTTTTCCTTCCTGTATTTGGGTATCAGGGTGTGGATATGAGAGTTAAAGTTCTTTTATCAATTCTTCTCACAATTCTAATCTTTCCATATGTTACCTATCCTGAGGCCATTTTAGGGTCAAACATCAGTGCTTATTTCGGTTATGCAGTTTCTGAAATTGTAGTAGGGATAATTATTGGGTTTATGCCAGTTTTTCTTTTTGCTGCTTTTCAATTTGCTGGAGAATTAATGGGGCTACAAATGGGATTGTCAATGATGGCAATGATGGATCCAACAAGTGAAATGAATCTGTCGGTTATGTCTAGATTGAAGTATATTTTTGTTATGTTGATTTTTTTGATAAGTGGTGGGCATCTTTTTTTTATTAAAGCGATAGTTGAAAGTTTTACTGTTATCGAAATTGGGCATATCAATCTTACTTCTTTTGGTGCAATAATGAATATAGTCACTGATAATCTCATGAATCTATTTATAATAGGTATAAAAGCTGGAGCTCCTGTTGTTATATCACTTTTTGTAATTGAATCTGCTCTGGGAATTATGGCTAGAACTGTCCCACAAATGAACATTTTTCTTGTGGGTTTTCCCTTGAAAATTCTAATTGGATTCGTAATGTTCATTACGGGATTAGGACTAATTGTTCAAATATTTTTAAACCATTTTGGACTTTTAGAGTCTGATATATTTAAAATAATTGATATATTAGGAAGCTGAAAACTACCTCTTGTTTTATTTTGATTAATATCGTTTTCTTATCTGTGTAATCTATACTAAATTCATATAGAACCATTCAGATGGTTCTGAAAATAAAGTTATAGCTAATAAAATAGTCTTATTATACCTTCAACTTCAAAACAAAATAGGACTGCAAATGCAGCCCTATTTTGTTTGTAAATATATAATTCACTTCCACTTAGACTTTTTTCCGTTGTTCAAGCTCTTTCCTTACTTCATCACCCGTATAACTTTTTTTACATTTGACAATATTTTCAACATTACCAGCATAAATTAATTGTCCTCCACTTGGACCACCATCAGGACCAATGTCTATGAGATGATCGGCATTAACTATGACATCAAGATTATGCTCAATAACGATAATAGTACTACCGGAGTCTCTTAACTCTTCCAAAACACTCATTAATTTTTGAATATCGTAAAAATGTAGACCAGTTGTAGGTTCGTCTAAAATATAAACGGTTCCTTCCACCCTAGATCTTGATAATTCTTTGGCTAATTTTATTCTCTGAGCTTCACCACCCGATAGAGTAGTTGATGCCTGACCAAGCTTAATATATCCCAATCCAACAGACATTAAAGTGCCCAGTTTATTTTTTAATTTTGGAATATTCTCAAAAAACTTATATGCTTCTTGAACATCCATTTCGAGAATATCATGAATATTTTTATCTTTAAATTTAATGTCCAATGTTTCAGAATTATATCTCATACCTTTACAAACATCACATTCAACATAAACATCAGCAAGAAAATGCATTTCAATTTTAATAACACCGCTGCCGCCACACTTTTCACATCTACCACCTTTTACGTTAAAACTAAATCTCGATTTATTGTATCCTCTGGCTTTTGAAAGTTTTGTTTCAGACATAATATCTCTAATCAATTCGAATGCCCCAATATATGTGACAGGATTAGATCTTGGTGTACGACCAATTGGACTCTGGTCAATAACGATCAATCTTGGGTTAAAGTCGTAGATCTTCTCCTCATTTTTTTCCAAATAAATCGAATCGTACGAAGCCTTATTTACTAGATCCTCGGTTTCAATTTCATCTGAATTTTTTGCTATTTTTTTCAATGCTGGAAGTAGAGAATCCATAACTAAACTGGATTTACCGGCACCAGAAACGCCTGTTACCACAGTTAATTGATTCATGGGAAATTTAGCAGTTATTTTTTTTAAATTATTGGTGGAAACATTTTCCAGTACAATATGTGATTCAACTTTTTTAGAAGATCTAGAAATCTCAATATTTTTACGTCTGAAGACGTAATCTGATGTTCTAGAAGGTGTTCTATAAAGATTTTTCAAATTACCTTCATAAATTATTTCACCTCCATAGATTCCAGCTTCAGGACCAAAATCCACAATTGTATCTGCTGCCTCGATTGTATCCCTGTCGTGTTCAACTACAAGAACTGTATTTCCCTTATCTCTTAATCTGAGAAGATTGTTTAGAAGCCTTAGATTATCTTTCTGATGAAGTCCAATTGAAGGCTCATCAAGTACGTAAATTACACCAGTTAATCCACTTGCAATTTGAGAAGCTAATCTTATCCTTTGTGATTCACCACCAGATAATGTTCTGGCACTTCTATCTAAAGTCAGGTAAGACAGACCTACACTGACTAAAAAACTTAATCTTTCTAGCAGCTCTTTCTTTAGTTCCCCTATTATAATTTTCTCTTTATCACTAACTTTCTTATCAAGCTCTGCAACAAAATCTAAAAGTTCATCAATCTGTTTGCCAACAATGGTATCAATGGTCTCTCCATATACTTTCACAGAAAGAGATTCTTTCCTCAATCTTTTTCCATTACAGGAAGGGCAATGTTTATCTGACATATATTTATCATAATAATTTCTTGCTGCTTCAGAAACAGTCTCTTTAAATCTTCTTTCTATTATATTCACGAGACCTTCAAAGGACATTGAAATGGTTCCATTGAAAGTTTTAGATTTGTATTGTACATCAAGAGTCAGTTTTGTACCATAGAGAAGTTCTTTTTGAAGCTTTTCTGGAAGTCTTTTGAATGGAGTGGATGTTTTAACCCCATGATGTTCAAATAGAGCTTTTACTTTATCCATCTCAATATTTTGTCCGGCTAGAAAAGGTATGGACGATACGGACTTTTCTGGGTTTGTTATAAGTTTGTTGACATCAACTGCTTTGAAGAAACCAAGACCGTGACATTCAGGGCACATTCCCGCTGGTGTATTAAATGAAAAAGAATTTGGTGAGAGATCTGGAAAGCTAATTTTACAATGCTGACAATAATTCTTTTCACTGTAATAAAAGTCCGTAGTTTCTGTTTTTGCGATATATTTTCTAACTATCATGTTGCCATTAGCTAAATTTAGTGCGGTTTCAATTGATTCTGCAAGTCTGGATCTGTCCTCTTTTTCGTAGGAGAGTCTATCAACAACAACAAAAAGATTGTGGAATTTTTTAGGATCAACTTTAATATCATCTTCAAGAAGAAATTCTACATCATCAATTAGAACTCTTGCATATCCATTAGTTTTCAATGCTTCTAAATCATTTTTTAAATTTCCTTTTTGTTTCTCTATGTAAGGAGAAATTATAAGAAACTTTTCGCCATCTTCAAGATTGATATCAATATCTTCTATCATCTCGTCTACAGTTTGGGAGCTTACTTCCCTGCCGCAACTATGACAGTGTTGAACACCTATTCTTGCATAAAGCATCCTAATAAAATCAAGTATTTCAGTGACGGTTCCAACAGTCGATCTTGGGTTGGATGATGATGTTTTTTGTTCAATAGATATTGCAGGAGAAAGACCTTCTATTGAGTCTAATTTAGGCTTTTTCATTACACCAAGAAATTGTTTAGTATAATTTGATAAAGACTCAACGTATCTTCTTTGTCCTTCAGTATATATAGTGTCAAATGCCATCGATGATTTACCTGATCCACTTATTCCGGTAAAAACGATAAGTTTATTTTTTTCGAGTTCCAGATCTATGTTTTTTAGATTATGTTCTGAAGCACCTTTGATGATTAATTTGTTCATATATCACTCCTTTTGTCCACTCGAATATATGATTTGAGTTTTTAATATGCTATATGTATTATCAGATTTTTAAAAAACTTATTCTTCCAAATTATCACCAGCGGAATTCTAACCGCAAGGTTATTGGAGCTGGTTCAATCTGAAGTACTCACCAGATTGAATAGTACAACAATAACATATTTTTAATGGATGTTGGTTTTTGTTAAGCTTTTCAATAATATTATCAATAATCCTACAGTTCTGTTCCCTGTTCCCTAATAACTACTCCCTCTGAGCTGTTAAGCTCAGCTGCTTATGATTTTGCTTTCGTCCTCAAAAGTAGAATTAATAATATTATTAAAACGTGATAACTGGTTAAATTTATAGTTTCTCATCAATAATTTACAAACTGGGAAATGTGAGCCTAAACAATATAGAATCTTTTTTTGATTTTTATGGGCTTTCTAACTTATCTGACGTGAATATTGTTTTTACTAGTAGCTCTATTCAAATAAAATGATAGGACTTCATCATTTGCTTTATCAAAATCTTTTCCATCAACAGTGTGGATAATGTTTTTGTATCTGTTTGCGTATCTTTTATCATAATAAAATTTAAGAAACCAAATTGAGAAATCATAATAATTGCCTTTATCTATCATTTGCAACAGCTCTTCTTGCATTTTACCACCGATTATCTGTCTGAGAAAATTTGATGAATGTAAAACTTCATAAACTTCTTGAGGGTTTTTGAAATACTCTCTGACAATTCGCTGTGCACGAGATTCCAATGGGGTGTCAATCAATATTGTTTCGGAATTGAGAAGGTGCTGGAATGTTTTATCAGGTAATTGAAATCGATGAATTCTCTTACTTTCACTTTCAGAAATATATAGATTCATATCAAGAGGTGTTCTCAAAAGTTCTTTGAAGAGATTATTTTCAAAGTTAGCTTGTCCTTTTACAGTTTCTTCCAATCCAAATCTAACTTTACCAAACAAACTTGAGGCATGCCCAGCTGATCTTTCGATATCAAATTGATTTGTTTTTTCCCTTAAGTTTTCAAGTATTTCAGTTTTACCAGAACCAGTCATTCCACACAAAACCAAGAAATTATAATTTTCTATACTATTGTAGAGAGTGTCATATATTTTTTGCCTGTAGCTTTTATATCCACCGTATATTTTTTTGACAGAATATCCCAGTTCGATTAGATAATGAGCCAGAGCACTACTTCTTCCTCCTCCACGCCAACAATAGATTACAATATTGGCTTTCTTATTCTTTTCCATAAATATTTTTAGCTTATCTATTTTGGCTTCAGCAAATTGAACTGCTAAATATTCTGCAGCTTTCTGTGAATAATGAGTGTATAGAAATCCTACTTTATCTCTCTCTTCATTATCAAGAATATCAAAATTTAATGCATCGAGAATATGATCTTCAAAGAATTCATTTGACGATCTCGCATCTATCAGCAAAGTATCATTTTTATTATATTGATCCAGAAATCTTTCAATATCAATTATCTCTGCTTTATGTCTGAGGTGATCGTATAGATTTGGAAAGGCATCTATTTTTTCTTCAATACTTCGGATAAATTGAATCAATTCACCGCGATCTCTTTTATCTCTCATTTTTATACCTTTTTTTAGTCAAGGTGACAACTTTGTGATCCCATTAACAGCTCTAATGAACATATTCGAGTAATTTAATGTTAAATAAAAAAATTAAAAGGAGTAATTATGCAAAAGTTAGGAATCGTATTTATAATGATGGTTCTTATTTTTTCATGTTCAAAAGAAGTGACAAGAACTGAGATTTCCAGAAACATAGATCTTTCTGGAAAATGGAACGATACTGACTCCCGTCTGGTTGCAGATGAGATGATAAAAGAGATGAGTACAGCAAGCTGGTATAATAGATTTATGGAAGATTACAAAAAGACTCCAGATCTTGTTGTTGGGAAAATTAGAAACAAAAGTAGTGAACACATTAGTACGTCAACTTTTGTAAAGGATATTGAAAGAGCATTCGTAAATGGTGGAACTATAAATTTTGTTGCTGCTAAAACCGATAGAGAAGATTTAAAAGATGAAATGGATGATCAAATGTTTGGTCCTGATTCAGAAATTAGTGCAGATATTATGCTTTCTGGTGAAATTAACTCTATAATAGATAAGGAAGGTGACGAAAGCGTAAGATATTATCAGGTTGACCTTACTTTACTGGACATAAAATCAAAAAGAAAAATTTGGATGGGTTCAAAAAAGATCAAGAAATTAGTTGAAGAAAATAAACTAAAGTTTTAGTTATGATTAAAAAGATAATTGTAGTTTTTTCAATTTTTATTTTTCTTGTTTCATGTTCATCAGTAGCAAATAACAGACTTAAATTTGCTGACAACTATAGAAACAAGAAGATTAAAGACTATCAAGCAGTAAAAGAGAAGCTTTATTCTGAAGATTTTTATTCTGATGATTCTGAGTTTTTAAAATTTTTCGATAGAGGTCTCATCGAACATGTGCTAGGAAATGATTCCCTTAGCAATGAATATCTTAAAAGAGCTCTATTGATTTCAGATTCTCTCAAGACCATCTCAGTCAGTAATGAAGCTTTGACATTTTTAGCCAATGATAATATCAGACCCTACAGAGCAAAAAATTATGAAATTATATTTCTACACTTTTTTTCTTTAATCAATTATCTAACCATGGATGATCTAGAAAGTGCTATTGTTGAATACAGAATGTGCGAGGAGATGTTGATTCATGATGAAGTAGACTACTATAGGGGAGAGTCAATAATCTATTTACTTGGATCTATTTGCTATTATTGGGAAGGTGAAATTGATGATAGTGCGATTGCTTTAACAAGATCATTGAACTCCATTAGGAAAGCAAATGATGAAATTCCAGATGATTTATCAAATTTTGCTTACCATATTTTCAAAATGTCTGATCGTGAAAGTGAGATAGAAAATTTTAATCTAAGACCTAATGGTGATTCTGATTATCAGGTTAAATCTTTAGAGTTAAGTTATTCTGGCATCATTTCTCCTCTGAGGGAAGCAATTATTCGGGCAACATATGTTGATGGTGCTGGATTAGCAGTATATGGAAACGATGAGTTTTCTCGTAATCTTGATCCTGTAATACTACCTGAATTTTCTGATAAAAAATCAAGTGGCTCAACATTTCACATTAAATTATCAATGCCAACCACATCATTTAGCAAATATTCAGATAATAAAAAACATTTTAGTTTTTTATCTGATCAATTGGTCTATTCAGATTTAAAAGAGAGATACAATGGGATATTGATTAAAACTGCTTCTAGAAGCCTGTCAAAAGCAATTTTAGCTTCGAAAGCTAAAAAGAATTTAAAGAATGAGAATCCGATTGTAAATCTTTTAATAAATTTAGGATTTGATGTAATGTATGATGCTTCAGAATCTGCAGATATCAGGATGTCTTTATGGATCCCGCAAATTGTGGATATCAAATTCAAAGAATATGAGAGTGCCCCTAAGGTAAAAGTGAATGCTTTTTAGCTTAAAAAACTAAAAAATAATTCTCTTTCATTTTCTTGATATATAGCTATAAATTTGGATGCCGGTTGAAAAACCGGCATTATTACAAATAAAAAAAGAGAAAAAAATGCCCTCCAGATATCTTAAGATCATTGAAAAAATTATTGAAGATCTAAAGCTTACAAGTGTAAATGTAAACGAAAAACTTATTTTAGACGCTTTTAATTTCACAAACGATATACATAAAGATTCATTTAGAAGATCCGGTAGACCTTATATGGAACATCCTGTTAGTATGTGTCAAATATTGATGGAATTTAAGGTTGATGACGTAGCTATTGCATCAGCTTTACTCTATGATATTATAGACTCTGGTAATATAACAGTATCAGAAATAGAAGAGAGATTCGGCAAACAGGTTGCATCAATAGTAAAGGGCTTATCAAAAATTAATGATTTGAAATTTGAAGTATCAGAACAGGCAAAAGCCGAAAACTTTAGAAAACTAGTCATTAGTATGGTTAAAGATATTAGAATTTTGATAATCAAGTTTTCTGACAGACTTCACAATATGCGAACCATCAAATATTTAAACGAAGAAAAACAGAAAAGAATAGCTACTGAGACTTTAGAGATTTATGCTCCAATAGCCTATAGATTCGGTATGTATAATTTAAAATCCGAACTGGAAGATTTGGCTTTTGAGGTCGTAAACCCAATAAATTATGAAAATATAAAATCAATGATGCAATATTCTAGATCAGAAATGGAAAAACAGGTTGAAGTTTTAAAACCTCTTCTTCTGGAAAATTTAGAGAATGCGGGAATCAAAGCAAGTGTAAATGGTCGAGTAAAACATTATTATTCTATTCTAAGAAAATTACAAACGAGAAAGAAATCTTTTGATGAAATACTGGATTTAATGGCTCTTAGAATAATAATAGAGGATGATAATATTGAAGCCTGTTATAAGGCTTTGAGTATTGTTCATTCTGTTTTCAGACCAATGCAGGGGCAGTTTTCTGATTTAATTGCCACTCCAAAAAGTAATGGATATCAAAGTTTACACACAAAAATTATACATGAAGGTCAAATATTCGAAATTCAAATTAGAACTAGACAGATGCATGAAATTGCAGAGTTTGGTCTTTCTGCTCATTGGCGATACAAAAGTAATAATAATAAAGGTAATGATAAGATTGATGAGTATATCGACAAGATAAAAATTCTAATGTCCAACAGTTTTGAACTTAATGATCCAAAAGAGATTCTAGAGGATATTAAGAGCAGTTTTT includes:
- the uvrA gene encoding excinuclease ABC subunit UvrA; translation: MNKLIIKGASEHNLKNIDLELEKNKLIVFTGISGSGKSSMAFDTIYTEGQRRYVESLSNYTKQFLGVMKKPKLDSIEGLSPAISIEQKTSSSNPRSTVGTVTEILDFIRMLYARIGVQHCHSCGREVSSQTVDEMIEDIDINLEDGEKFLIISPYIEKQKGNLKNDLEALKTNGYARVLIDDVEFLLEDDIKVDPKKFHNLFVVVDRLSYEKEDRSRLAESIETALNLANGNMIVRKYIAKTETTDFYYSEKNYCQHCKISFPDLSPNSFSFNTPAGMCPECHGLGFFKAVDVNKLITNPEKSVSSIPFLAGQNIEMDKVKALFEHHGVKTSTPFKRLPEKLQKELLYGTKLTLDVQYKSKTFNGTISMSFEGLVNIIERRFKETVSEAARNYYDKYMSDKHCPSCNGKRLRKESLSVKVYGETIDTIVGKQIDELLDFVAELDKKVSDKEKIIIGELKKELLERLSFLVSVGLSYLTLDRSARTLSGGESQRIRLASQIASGLTGVIYVLDEPSIGLHQKDNLRLLNNLLRLRDKGNTVLVVEHDRDTIEAADTIVDFGPEAGIYGGEIIYEGNLKNLYRTPSRTSDYVFRRKNIEISRSSKKVESHIVLENVSTNNLKKITAKFPMNQLTVVTGVSGAGKSSLVMDSLLPALKKIAKNSDEIETEDLVNKASYDSIYLEKNEEKIYDFNPRLIVIDQSPIGRTPRSNPVTYIGAFELIRDIMSETKLSKARGYNKSRFSFNVKGGRCEKCGGSGVIKIEMHFLADVYVECDVCKGMRYNSETLDIKFKDKNIHDILEMDVQEAYKFFENIPKLKNKLGTLMSVGLGYIKLGQASTTLSGGEAQRIKLAKELSRSRVEGTVYILDEPTTGLHFYDIQKLMSVLEELRDSGSTIIVIEHNLDVIVNADHLIDIGPDGGPSGGQLIYAGNVENIVKCKKSYTGDEVRKELEQRKKV
- a CDS encoding bifunctional (p)ppGpp synthetase/guanosine-3',5'-bis(diphosphate) 3'-pyrophosphohydrolase, yielding MPSRYLKIIEKIIEDLKLTSVNVNEKLILDAFNFTNDIHKDSFRRSGRPYMEHPVSMCQILMEFKVDDVAIASALLYDIIDSGNITVSEIEERFGKQVASIVKGLSKINDLKFEVSEQAKAENFRKLVISMVKDIRILIIKFSDRLHNMRTIKYLNEEKQKRIATETLEIYAPIAYRFGMYNLKSELEDLAFEVVNPINYENIKSMMQYSRSEMEKQVEVLKPLLLENLENAGIKASVNGRVKHYYSILRKLQTRKKSFDEILDLMALRIIIEDDNIEACYKALSIVHSVFRPMQGQFSDLIATPKSNGYQSLHTKIIHEGQIFEIQIRTRQMHEIAEFGLSAHWRYKSNNNKGNDKIDEYIDKIKILMSNSFELNDPKEILEDIKSSFSSNEVYVFSPKKDIFTLPEGATPVDFAYKIHESIGNRCIAAKVSGKITPLDTKLENGDIVEIITSTKQEPSHEWLNFVVSPKARSLIKAYLKKKQFDQTVALGKEIFTNEIENLNLEFTEEDLLDASMMLGLNTIETLYQEIGSGNIQSKNVIRKIIPDFEEDHKESFLKKMMNKLKISSKERKLAVRNLRENIKYGDCCFPLPGDKVIGVLDEESVLVVHRSDCQNLSHISSDKIFSLNWETEKSDSFVTRIRVISEDRKGLLFDLAKVLQDSNVDLRDFNMKIKETLVITDCIATVNNLSHYSRIRKKLSKIDGVIRVSRSLDD
- the mnmH gene encoding tRNA 2-selenouridine(34) synthase MnmH gives rise to the protein MRDKRDRGELIQFIRSIEEKIDAFPNLYDHLRHKAEIIDIERFLDQYNKNDTLLIDARSSNEFFEDHILDALNFDILDNEERDKVGFLYTHYSQKAAEYLAVQFAEAKIDKLKIFMEKNKKANIVIYCWRGGGRSSALAHYLIELGYSVKKIYGGYKSYRQKIYDTLYNSIENYNFLVLCGMTGSGKTEILENLREKTNQFDIERSAGHASSLFGKVRFGLEETVKGQANFENNLFKELLRTPLDMNLYISESESKRIHRFQLPDKTFQHLLNSETILIDTPLESRAQRIVREYFKNPQEVYEVLHSSNFLRQIIGGKMQEELLQMIDKGNYYDFSIWFLKFYYDKRYANRYKNIIHTVDGKDFDKANDEVLSFYLNRATSKNNIHVR
- a CDS encoding penicillin-binding protein activator LpoB, producing the protein MQKLGIVFIMMVLIFSCSKEVTRTEISRNIDLSGKWNDTDSRLVADEMIKEMSTASWYNRFMEDYKKTPDLVVGKIRNKSSEHISTSTFVKDIERAFVNGGTINFVAAKTDREDLKDEMDDQMFGPDSEISADIMLSGEINSIIDKEGDESVRYYQVDLTLLDIKSKRKIWMGSKKIKKLVEENKLKF
- the fliR gene encoding flagellar biosynthetic protein FliR — translated: MDFINVDNIEFVFLTFIRTFTIIVFLPVFGYQGVDMRVKVLLSILLTILIFPYVTYPEAILGSNISAYFGYAVSEIVVGIIIGFMPVFLFAAFQFAGELMGLQMGLSMMAMMDPTSEMNLSVMSRLKYIFVMLIFLISGGHLFFIKAIVESFTVIEIGHINLTSFGAIMNIVTDNLMNLFIIGIKAGAPVVISLFVIESALGIMARTVPQMNIFLVGFPLKILIGFVMFITGLGLIVQIFLNHFGLLESDIFKIIDILGS
- the fliQ gene encoding flagellar biosynthesis protein FliQ, whose amino-acid sequence is MDQEFALYILSRSVNTAVLLSAPILLVGLVVGLIIGIFQSATQIQEMTLTFIPKMLAVLGALIIGLPWMMNLILAFTQEMFNLITIVSS
- the fliP gene encoding flagellar type III secretion system pore protein FliP (The bacterial flagellar biogenesis protein FliP forms a type III secretion system (T3SS)-type pore required for flagellar assembly.); this translates as MKKKYIVLFILFIVFAAFGQIDQTFPTISISATRADQPEEMVTAIQILILMTVLTLAPSILVMTTSFTRIVIIFHFVKTALGIQQMPPNQVVIGLSLFLTFFVMAPTFTKIYEESYLPFSEKKITMPVAMDGASMEMKKFMLKQTGQRELELFLSLNKGAKPKTALDIPFHVVVPAFIISELRIAFQIGFILYLPFIIIDMVIASILMSMGMMMLPPMMISLPFKILLFVLVDGWYLLVDSIIKGYK